The following proteins are encoded in a genomic region of Hirundo rustica isolate bHirRus1 chromosome 3, bHirRus1.pri.v3, whole genome shotgun sequence:
- the KBTBD11 gene encoding kelch repeat and BTB domain-containing protein 11, translating into MEGSGAAPEEEESGAANGAANGAPPPPPPPTPAAPCGFSSSLCFSAAAAEPQPPAAGGRVVQSQWEINNAACQPEEEDEDVVGPRDRPPEEPDLVIEVSGRRIRAHKSVLAAKSDYFRARASRDVLRVKGVSYGALRLLIDYVYTARMGEVRHDNLAEVVSGARVLQMPCALHCAAEAMRAQLCLGNCYQLLCLAKKQRLAELREAAYRFMSDHYLEVLREPSVYGRLSGAERDLILQQRMDAGRPCLLVAEVSDAFERPGGGSRPQSRESSRPQSPSSVVSLEESGSLIHCYQESSGEWRVLTRLPEEANAKGCAMCVLHNYLFLAGGIVTGPLGSEPRARLSDKVFCYNPLTDTWSQVRPLAQPRSQLKLLALDGYLYAVGGECLFTVERYDPRADRWSPVAPLPKGAFAVAHEATTCNGEIYVSGGSLFYRLLKYDPKRDEWQECPYNSSRRRSADMVAFKNFIYRFDVSSGRGGEQGPGGGTSGGVEVFRYNTVAKCWSQCASLRPSAGPIQPFRCAPLGNTIYCVNRTGTLRFSLAQDGEVEADGGLKGTFDGELLKAPLDAKGVLLPFVLTLPERLDKTGDQEGSLPL; encoded by the coding sequence ATGGAGGGCAGCGGCGCGGccccggaggaggaggagagcggGGCCGCCAACGGCGCTGCCAACGGCGCTcccccgccgccaccgccgcccaCGCCGGCCGCCCCCTGCGGCTTCAGCTCCTCCCTCTGCTTCAGCGCCGCCGCTGCCGAGCCGCAGCCGCCCGCGGCCGGTGGCCGGGTGGTGCAGAGCCAGTGGGAGATCAACAACGCCGCCTGCCAgccggaggaggaggatgaggacgTGGTGGGGCCGCGGGACCGGCCGCCGGAGGAGCCCGACCTGGTGATCGAGGTGTCGGGCCGCCGCATTCGGGCGCACAAGTCGGTGCTGGCGGCCAAGAGTGACTATTTTCGTGCCCGCGCCTCACGGGACGTCCTGCGGGTGAAGGGGGTGAGCTACGGGGCGCTGCGGCTGCTCATCGACTACGTGTACACGGCCCGCATGGGCGAGGTGAGGCACGACAACCTGGCCGAGGTGGTGAGCGGCGCCCGCGTCCTCCAGatgccctgtgctctgcactgTGCCGCCGAGGCCATGCGCGCCCAGCTCTGCCTCGGCAACTGCtaccagctcctctgcctggccAAGAAGCAGCGGCTGGCAGAGCTGCGGGAGGCTGCCTATCGCTTCATGAGCGACCACTACCTGGAGGTGCTGCGGGAGCCCAGCGTTTACGGCCGCCTCAGCGGCGCCGAGCGGGACCTCATCCTGCAGCAGCGCATGGATGCCGGCCGGCCCTGCTTGCTGGTGGCCGAGGTCAGCGACGCCTTCGAGCGGCCGGGTGGTGGCAGCCGGCCGCAGAGCCGCGAGAGCAGTCGGCCGCAGAGTCCCTCCTCCGTGGTGTCGCTGGAGGAGAGTGGCTCCCTCATTCACTGCTACCAGGAGTCCAGCGGCGAGTGGAGGGTGCTGACGCGCCTGCCCGAGGAGGCCAACGCCAAGGGCTGCGCCATGTGTGTCCTCCACAACTACCTCTTCCTAGCGGGTGGCATTGTGACAGGGCCGCTGGGCAGCGAACCCAGGGCCCGCCTTTCCGACAAGGTCTTCTGCTACAACCCCCTGACCGACACCTGGAGCCAGGTGCGGCCGCTGGCTCAGCCCCGCTCGCAGCTCAAGCTGCTGGCCCTGGATGGTTACCTCTATGCTGTGGGCGGTGAGTGCCTCTTCACTGTGGAAAGATACGACCCGCGGGCCGACCGCTGGAGCCCTGTGGCGCCCCTGCCCAAGGGTGCCTTCGCTGTGGCTCACGAGGCCACCACTTGCAACGGGGAGATCTATGTGTCAGGAGGCTCCCTCTTCTACCGCCTGCTCAAATACGACCCCAAGCGTGACGAGTGGCAGGAGTGCCCTTACAACAGCAGCCGCCGGCGCTCTGCTGACATGGTGGCCTTCAAGAACTTCATCTACCGCTTTGATGTGAGCAGTGGCCGTGGCggggagcagggcccaggcGGCGGCACGAGCGGCGGTGTTGAAGTTTTCCGGTACAACACGGTGGCCAAGTGCTGGAGCCAGTGCGCCAGCCTGCGGCCCAGCGCTGGCCCCATCCAGCCCTTCCGCTGCGCGCCCTTGGGCAACACCATCTACTGCGTCAACCGGACCGGCACCCTTCGCTTCAGCCTAGCCCAGGACGGTGAGGTGGAAGCAGATGGTGGGCTCAAGGGCACCTTTGACGGGGAGCTTCTTAAAGCTCCCTTGGACGCCAAGGGTGTCCTCCTACCCTTCGTGCTTACCCTGCCTGAGAGGCTGGACAAAACGGGGGACCAGGAGGGCTCCCTCCCACTGTAA